In Dermochelys coriacea isolate rDerCor1 chromosome 10, rDerCor1.pri.v4, whole genome shotgun sequence, one DNA window encodes the following:
- the SNUPN gene encoding snurportin-1, which translates to MEELNQALASSFAVSQDLNSTAAPHPRLAQYKSKYSSLEQAERRRRLLELQKSKRLDYVNHARRLAEDDWTGAEEEEEGEDAGNEDMDVDVGKKLPKRYANQLMLSEWLIDVPPDLEQEWILVMCPMGKRALIVASRGSTAAYTKSGFCVNRFPSLLPGGNRRNSATGKDYTILDCIYSEVNQTYYILDVMCWRGHPVYDCQTDFRFYWLHSKIQEEEGLAEKSRINPFKFVGLQSFPCTAESLCEVLAMDFPFEIDGLLFYHKQTHYCPGSTPLVGWLRPYMVSDILGMTVPANPLTAKPDYAGHQLQQIIEHKKSKKLAGEEGCLSSKEVAENGHYELEHLSTLCPAESPNSQVETASQMES; encoded by the exons ATGGAGGAGTTGAACCAGGCACTAGCTTCCAGCTTCGCAGTGTCTCAGGACCTGAACAGCACAgcagcccctcacccccgacTGGCACAGTACAAATCCAAGTACAGTTCCTTGGAGCAGGCGGAGAGGAGACGTCGGCTCCTGGAACTTCAGAAATC TAAGCGATTGGACTATGTGAACCATGCCAGGAGACTGGCAGAGGATGACTGGACTggagctgaggaggaggaggaaggtgaagATGCAGGCAATGAGGATATGGACGTTGACGTGGGCAAGAAGTTGCCAAAACGCTATGCTAACCAA CTAATGCTATCAGAGTGGCTGATTGATGTCCCCCCAGATCTGGAACAAGAATGGATCCTGGTGATGTGTCCCATGGGGAAAAGGGCACTGATTGTGGCATCCAGG GGCTCCACTGCAGCTTATACCAAGAGTGGATTTTGTGTCAACAGGTTCCCCTCCCTCTTGCCAGGGGGAAACAGGCGCAATTCGGCAACTGGAAAAG ACTACACGATCTTGGACTGTATCTACAGCGAAGTGAACCAGACGTACTACATCCTTGATGTGATGTGTTGGAGGGGGCATCCTGTTTATGACTGTCAG ACAGATTTCCGATTCTACTGGCTTCATTCTAAGATACAAGAAGAGGAAGGGCTGGCAGAGAAAAGCAGAATTAATCCA TTTAAATTTGTGGGCCTGCAGAGTTTCCCCTGCACCGCAGAGAGCCTATGTGAGGTGCTGGCCATGGACTTCCCCTTTGAG ATAGATGGGCTCCTTTTCTACCACAAACAAACACACTACTGCCCTGGCAGCACCCCACTGGTGGGCTGGCTCCGACCCTACATGGTATCAGACATCCTTGGGATGACTGTGCCAGCTAATCCGCTAACTGCCAAACCAGACTACGCCGGGCACCAGCTCCAGCAGATCATTGAGCATAAGAAGAGTAAAAAGCTGGCAGGAGAAGAGGGATGCTTGAGCTCCAAGGAGGTGGCTGAGAATGGACATTATGAGTTGGAACACTTGTCTACCCTTTGTCCAGCAGAATCTCCCAACAGCCAAGTTGAGACAGCAAGCCAGATGGAGAGCTAG